A genome region from Setaria italica strain Yugu1 chromosome III, Setaria_italica_v2.0, whole genome shotgun sequence includes the following:
- the LOC101775502 gene encoding MATH domain-containing protein At5g43560 isoform X2, translating into MAGSAVTDDSAASTAGMRDDERSLSGESLSEWRSCERADSDSPSTSPPFWDTDGEDDDPGPKPSELFGRYTWKIENFSKEKKREMKSEPFEAGGYKWYILVYPQGCDVSNHLSLFLCVANHDKLLPGWSHFAQFTIAVGNVDPKKMKYSDTLHRFWKKEHDWGWKKFMELSKIQDGFLVDDVLEIIAQVQVIREKVDRPFRCLDRPYRRELLRVYMTQVEQIYRRFVEERRSKLSKLIEDKTRWPSFCGFWSAIDPSTRRRMSREKTDTILKVLVKHFFVEKEVTSTLVMDSLYTSLKALEYQVNGKKGSTKVSDLEELPAPMVHIDMDMFVLAGDVIPLIKRAASEPLPCQPLAPKDDKTSQSRMKDGTAGEVYKVSMEREERRLTELGLKILETFVLSHIFSGIEVAYQEAVALKRQEELIREEEEEAGLLENHMKGKRGGGANEKDKRAKKKQAKQKKNNRKVKDRERDEKCEVKILERFHDEIAIDNSDGLPVVEVTAKVDALEEGSSDGSDMPNRGKNQHNKGLSIVGFAEEGDGLPSTSSVAGGLGRNSSGFCTVPKLDQDTVLLTLRDKLRKLGQRLHEKNIEGQKLLKAHFEARDAKAKEAESSNSSSSLEKPPDVPESPKHSSEVAVDLKANGMPTKDVSVVNCMPEEAVSGIPPPTNTEAVTAPATAKIDLVSNKVNGSSSKMKGNTASKPPAVDVDKDAPLPSKSPRINRAASVPPKLPLVDKVTPVPPKSPPINKAPAVRPKSPAIDKTTQVRPKSPAVDKAAPVRSQSPAVDKATPIRPKSPAVDKAPPVCPKSPASDKATPVLPKSTPVDKASPALVKSPTGGKDASGPSRSSVHEKSIPAPPRLPQVDKAALPSSELPQTSSDANSEAPEAATFRKVTANLVSEVTASRPSSAPVFPTPRSTAPTTSHVHISSLLSCSMSEAAGRSVNGPSPSAPPYTPQTYRNAIVGKAGLCTTSASLSYHSTSLSQDTTLSQPLSAYASSTAVMMPPAGRPDQLSTRHVLKSGLGKLEAHDSWQQWKGDSNINKHLWRDQAPYQQMTNGQAYEQPRRDDSYQQASSRGTEKLSRYGGLQSRQFQSGTSDSHVWHQQQGPVPEEFPHLDIINDLLEEDHINSNMPDSFRQDYHAFGRPFSSRGNLADMEMASVSSPGRFNSTDHYYDDGFSRSYDMSALHGLRERQFPSMGTYSNGLSDISVSKPWLNGSPNPAVSLGANTNGYHHQVGDYTNLGGGVNGVSVWRRHANGRW; encoded by the exons ATGGCTGGTTCTGCAGTTACGGATGATTCTGCGGCAAGCACAGCTGGGATGAGGGATGACGAACGCAGCCTGTCCGGCGAGTCCTTGTCCGAGTGGAGATCCTGTGAGCGGGCAGATAGCGACAGCCCTTCGACGTCCCCGCCCTTCTGGGACACGGACGGCGAGGATGATGACCCTG GCCCCAAGCCTTCGGAATTATTCGGACGTTACACCTGGAAAATTGAAAacttctcaaaggagaaaaagagagaaatgaAAAGTGAGCCGTTTGAAGCTGGTGGTTACAAATG GTATATTCTTGTGTATCCTCAGGGATGTGATGTCTCTAATCATCTTTCGTTGTTCCTTTGCGTTGCTAATCATGACAAACTTCTCCCAG GATGGAGCCATTTTGCACAGTTCACTATAGCTGTAGGCAATGTAGATCctaaaaagatgaaatactcAG ATACTTTGCATAGGTTCTGGAAGAAGGAGCATGATTGGGGATGGAAAAAGTTTATGGAGTTGTCAAAGATTCAGGATGGTTTTCTTGTTGATGATGTTCTTGAAATCATAGCTCAAGTTCAGGTTATCAG GGAGAAAGTGGATAGACCTTTTCGTTGCCTTGATCGTCCTTATCGGAGAGAATTGCTTCGTGTCTATATGACACAAGTGGAGCAAATATACCGGCGTTTTGTTGAGGAGCGACGGAGTAAACTTAGCAAACTCATTGAGGACAAGACGAGATGGCCCAG CTTTTGTGGATTCTGGTCAGCAATTGACCCAAGCACCAGGCGTCGCATGTCCAGGGAAAAGACTGACACTATATTGAAAGTCTTGGTGAAGCATTTCTTTGTAGAGAAAGAAGTTACTTCTACATTAGTGATGGACTCTTTGTATACGAGTCTGAAGGCACTTGAATACCAGGTGAATGGAAAGAAAGGCAGTACAAAAGTATCAGACTTGGAAGAACTACCTGCACCTATGGTCCATATTGACATGGACATGTTTGTTTTGGCTGGTGATGTTATACCTTTGATTAAAAGAGCAGCCTCAGAGCCCTTGCCTTGTCAACCTTTAGCTCCCAAGGATGACAAAACTTCCCAAAGCCGCATGAAG GATGGAACTGCTGGCGAGGTTTACAAAGTTTCTATGGAGCGTGAGGAAAGACGCCTAACTGAACTTGGCCTGAAGATACTTGAAACATTTGTGCTATCTCATATATTTAG TGGAATTGAAGTTGCATACCAAGAAGCTGTTGCTTTGAAAAGACAAGAGGAGCTTAttcgtgaggaggaggaggaggcagggctTCTCGAAAATCATATGAAGGGGAAGCGTGGTGGTGGAGCAAATGAAAAGGACAAGCGTGCGAAGAAAAAGCAG GCCAAACAAAAGAAGAACAATCGTAAGGTTAAAGACAGGGAAAGAGATGAGAAATGTGAAGTGAAAATTCTGGAAAGATTTCACGATGAAATTGCAATCGATAATAGTGATGGTTTACCAGTGGTGGAAGTGACAGCAAAGGTTGATGCCTTGGAAGAAGGTTCTTCAGATGGATCAGACATGCCAAATAG AGGGAAAAATCAGCATAACAAGGGCTTAAGCATTGTTGGTTTTGCCGAAGAAGGTGATGGTCTTCCCTCCACCTCTAGTGTTGCTGGTGGTTTAGGCCGCAATAGTTCTGGCTTCTGCACCGTTCCAAAATTGGATCAGGATACTGTTCTACTTACCTTGAGGGATAAACTTCGTAAGCTAGGGCAGCGTCTGCACGAG aagaaCATTGAGGGGCAAAAACTTCTTAAAGCTCATTTTGAAGCTAGGGATGCGAAAGCAAAGGAAGCAGAGTCTTCCAACTCATCCAGTTCTTTGGAGAAGCCACCTGATGTTCCAGAGAGCCCAAAGCATTCCTCAGAAGTTGCAGTTGATCTAAAAGCTAATGGAATGCCAACTAAGGATGTCTCTGTGGTCAATTGCATGCCAGAGGAAGCTGTTTCAGGCATACCACCCCCTACAAATACTGAAGCTGTGACTGCTCCTGCCACAGCAAAAATTGATCTAGTTTCAAACAAAGTTAATGGATCGAGTTCAAAAATGAAAGGCAACACAGCATCTAAACCACCAGCAGTTGATGTGGATAAAGATGCCCCTCTTCCTTCAAAATCACCGCGAATCAATAGAGCTGCTTCAGTTCCCCCAAAACTGCCTTTGGTTGATAAAGTGACTCCAGTTCCTCCCAAATCTCCACCCATAAACAAAGCACCGGCAGTTCGCCCCAAATCTCCAGCAATTGACAAAACAACTCAAGTTCGTCCAAAATCTCCAGCTGTAGACAAAGCAGCTCCAGTTCGTTCCCAATCTCCAGCAGTTGACAAAGCAACACCCATTCGCCCCAAATCTCCAGCAGTTGACAAAGCACCTCCAGTTTGCCCCAAATCTCCAGCCAGTGACAAAGCAACGCCAGTTCTTCCCAAGTCTACACCAGTTGACAAAGCTTCTCCAGCTCTGGTGAAATCACCAACAGGTGGTAAAGATGCTTCTGGTCCTTCAAGATCATCAGTGCATGAGAAATCTATTCCAGCTCCCCCAAGACTACCACAAGTTGATAAAGCAGCCCTGCCATCCTCAGAATTGCCACAAACTTCTTCAGACGCTAACTCTGAAGCTCCAGAAGCAGCTACTTTCAGGAAGGTCACAGCCAACTTAGTTTCCGAGGTTACAGCATCGAGGCCTTCAAGTGCACCTGTGTTCCCCACACCAAGATCAACTGCACCAACTACTTCACATGTTCACATTTCTTCATTGCTTTCTTGCTCTATGAGTGAAGCAGCTGGACGATCAGTAAATGGTCCCTCCCCTTCTGCCCCACCTTATACTCCTCAGACATACCGTAATGCCATTGTTGGTAAGGCTGGCCTGTGCACAACATCTGCAAGCCTTTCATATCACTCAACTTCTCTGAGCCAAGATACCACCCTTTCGCAGCCTTTGTCGGCATATGCATCAAGTACAGCAGTTATGATGCCTCCTGCTGGAAGACCTGATCAGTTGTCAACTAGGCATGTGTTGAAGTCTGGGCTGGGCAAATTAGAAGCACATGACAGCTGGCAGCAGTGGAAAGGTGATAGTAACATTAATAAGCATCTCTGGAGGGATCAGGCTCCTTACCAACAAATGACCAATGGTCAAGCATATGAACAACCACGGAGGGATGATAGTTATCAGCAAGCAAGTAGCAGAGGAACAGAAAAGCTCAGCAGGTATGGAGGACTGCAATCTAGGCAGTTCCAATCTGGGACAAGCGATAGCCATGTCTGGCACCAACAGCAGGGACCAGTACCAGAAGAATTTCCACACCTTGACATCATAAATGATTTGCTTGAGGAGGATCATATCAACAGCAATATGCCAGATTCATTCCGTCAAGATTACCATGCTTTTGGCCGGCCGTTTTCGTCGAGAGGCAACTTGGCAGATATGGAGATGGCTTCTGTTAGTAGCCCTGGTCGGTTCAATTCAACCGACCATTACTACGATGATGGATTCTCAAGGTCCTATGACATGAGTGCCCTCCATGGGCTGAGGGAAAGGCAATTTCCCTCGATGGGTACTTATTCTAATGGCCTGTCCGACATAAGTGTTTCAAAGCCTTGGCTGAATGGCTCTCCTAATCCAGCGGTGAGTCTTGGAGCTAACACAAATGGATACCACCACCAGGTTGGTGACTACACTAACCTGGGGGGCGGGGTGAACGGAGTCTCCGTGTGGCGCCGCCATGCCAACGGTCGCTGGTAA
- the LOC101775502 gene encoding MATH domain-containing protein At5g43560 isoform X3: MAGSAVTDDSAASTAGMRDDERSLSGESLSEWRSCERADSDSPSTSPPFWDTDGEDDDPAGPKPSELFGRYTWKIENFSKEKKREMKSEPFEAGGYKWYILVYPQGCDVSNHLSLFLCVANHDKLLPGWSHFAQFTIAVGNVDPKKMKYSDTLHRFWKKEHDWGWKKFMELSKIQDGFLVDDVLEIIAQVQVIREKVDRPFRCLDRPYRRELLRVYMTQVEQIYRRFVEERRSKLSKLIEDKTRWPSFCGFWSAIDPSTRRRMSREKTDTILKVLVKHFFVEKEVTSTLVMDSLYTSLKALEYQVNGKKGSTKVSDLEELPAPMVHIDMDMFVLAGDVIPLIKRAASEPLPCQPLAPKDDKTSQSRMKDGTAGEVYKVSMEREERRLTELGLKILETFVLSHIFSGIEVAYQEAVALKRQEELIREEEEEAGLLENHMKGKRGGGANEKDKRAKKKQAKQKKNNRKVKDRERDEKCEVKILERFHDEIAIDNSDGLPVVEVTAKVDALEEGSSDGSDMPNRGKNQHNKGLSIVGFAEEGDGLPSTSSVAGGLGRNSSGFCTVPKLDQDTVLLTLRDKLRKLGQRLHENIEGQKLLKAHFEARDAKAKEAESSNSSSSLEKPPDVPESPKHSSEVAVDLKANGMPTKDVSVVNCMPEEAVSGIPPPTNTEAVTAPATAKIDLVSNKVNGSSSKMKGNTASKPPAVDVDKDAPLPSKSPRINRAASVPPKLPLVDKVTPVPPKSPPINKAPAVRPKSPAIDKTTQVRPKSPAVDKAAPVRSQSPAVDKATPIRPKSPAVDKAPPVCPKSPASDKATPVLPKSTPVDKASPALVKSPTGGKDASGPSRSSVHEKSIPAPPRLPQVDKAALPSSELPQTSSDANSEAPEAATFRKVTANLVSEVTASRPSSAPVFPTPRSTAPTTSHVHISSLLSCSMSEAAGRSVNGPSPSAPPYTPQTYRNAIVGKAGLCTTSASLSYHSTSLSQDTTLSQPLSAYASSTAVMMPPAGRPDQLSTRHVLKSGLGKLEAHDSWQQWKGDSNINKHLWRDQAPYQQMTNGQAYEQPRRDDSYQQASSRGTEKLSRYGGLQSRQFQSGTSDSHVWHQQQGPVPEEFPHLDIINDLLEEDHINSNMPDSFRQDYHAFGRPFSSRGNLADMEMASVSSPGRFNSTDHYYDDGFSRSYDMSALHGLRERQFPSMGTYSNGLSDISVSKPWLNGSPNPAVSLGANTNGYHHQVGDYTNLGGGVNGVSVWRRHANGRW, from the exons ATGGCTGGTTCTGCAGTTACGGATGATTCTGCGGCAAGCACAGCTGGGATGAGGGATGACGAACGCAGCCTGTCCGGCGAGTCCTTGTCCGAGTGGAGATCCTGTGAGCGGGCAGATAGCGACAGCCCTTCGACGTCCCCGCCCTTCTGGGACACGGACGGCGAGGATGATGACCCTG CAGGCCCCAAGCCTTCGGAATTATTCGGACGTTACACCTGGAAAATTGAAAacttctcaaaggagaaaaagagagaaatgaAAAGTGAGCCGTTTGAAGCTGGTGGTTACAAATG GTATATTCTTGTGTATCCTCAGGGATGTGATGTCTCTAATCATCTTTCGTTGTTCCTTTGCGTTGCTAATCATGACAAACTTCTCCCAG GATGGAGCCATTTTGCACAGTTCACTATAGCTGTAGGCAATGTAGATCctaaaaagatgaaatactcAG ATACTTTGCATAGGTTCTGGAAGAAGGAGCATGATTGGGGATGGAAAAAGTTTATGGAGTTGTCAAAGATTCAGGATGGTTTTCTTGTTGATGATGTTCTTGAAATCATAGCTCAAGTTCAGGTTATCAG GGAGAAAGTGGATAGACCTTTTCGTTGCCTTGATCGTCCTTATCGGAGAGAATTGCTTCGTGTCTATATGACACAAGTGGAGCAAATATACCGGCGTTTTGTTGAGGAGCGACGGAGTAAACTTAGCAAACTCATTGAGGACAAGACGAGATGGCCCAG CTTTTGTGGATTCTGGTCAGCAATTGACCCAAGCACCAGGCGTCGCATGTCCAGGGAAAAGACTGACACTATATTGAAAGTCTTGGTGAAGCATTTCTTTGTAGAGAAAGAAGTTACTTCTACATTAGTGATGGACTCTTTGTATACGAGTCTGAAGGCACTTGAATACCAGGTGAATGGAAAGAAAGGCAGTACAAAAGTATCAGACTTGGAAGAACTACCTGCACCTATGGTCCATATTGACATGGACATGTTTGTTTTGGCTGGTGATGTTATACCTTTGATTAAAAGAGCAGCCTCAGAGCCCTTGCCTTGTCAACCTTTAGCTCCCAAGGATGACAAAACTTCCCAAAGCCGCATGAAG GATGGAACTGCTGGCGAGGTTTACAAAGTTTCTATGGAGCGTGAGGAAAGACGCCTAACTGAACTTGGCCTGAAGATACTTGAAACATTTGTGCTATCTCATATATTTAG TGGAATTGAAGTTGCATACCAAGAAGCTGTTGCTTTGAAAAGACAAGAGGAGCTTAttcgtgaggaggaggaggaggcagggctTCTCGAAAATCATATGAAGGGGAAGCGTGGTGGTGGAGCAAATGAAAAGGACAAGCGTGCGAAGAAAAAGCAG GCCAAACAAAAGAAGAACAATCGTAAGGTTAAAGACAGGGAAAGAGATGAGAAATGTGAAGTGAAAATTCTGGAAAGATTTCACGATGAAATTGCAATCGATAATAGTGATGGTTTACCAGTGGTGGAAGTGACAGCAAAGGTTGATGCCTTGGAAGAAGGTTCTTCAGATGGATCAGACATGCCAAATAG AGGGAAAAATCAGCATAACAAGGGCTTAAGCATTGTTGGTTTTGCCGAAGAAGGTGATGGTCTTCCCTCCACCTCTAGTGTTGCTGGTGGTTTAGGCCGCAATAGTTCTGGCTTCTGCACCGTTCCAAAATTGGATCAGGATACTGTTCTACTTACCTTGAGGGATAAACTTCGTAAGCTAGGGCAGCGTCTGCACGAG aaCATTGAGGGGCAAAAACTTCTTAAAGCTCATTTTGAAGCTAGGGATGCGAAAGCAAAGGAAGCAGAGTCTTCCAACTCATCCAGTTCTTTGGAGAAGCCACCTGATGTTCCAGAGAGCCCAAAGCATTCCTCAGAAGTTGCAGTTGATCTAAAAGCTAATGGAATGCCAACTAAGGATGTCTCTGTGGTCAATTGCATGCCAGAGGAAGCTGTTTCAGGCATACCACCCCCTACAAATACTGAAGCTGTGACTGCTCCTGCCACAGCAAAAATTGATCTAGTTTCAAACAAAGTTAATGGATCGAGTTCAAAAATGAAAGGCAACACAGCATCTAAACCACCAGCAGTTGATGTGGATAAAGATGCCCCTCTTCCTTCAAAATCACCGCGAATCAATAGAGCTGCTTCAGTTCCCCCAAAACTGCCTTTGGTTGATAAAGTGACTCCAGTTCCTCCCAAATCTCCACCCATAAACAAAGCACCGGCAGTTCGCCCCAAATCTCCAGCAATTGACAAAACAACTCAAGTTCGTCCAAAATCTCCAGCTGTAGACAAAGCAGCTCCAGTTCGTTCCCAATCTCCAGCAGTTGACAAAGCAACACCCATTCGCCCCAAATCTCCAGCAGTTGACAAAGCACCTCCAGTTTGCCCCAAATCTCCAGCCAGTGACAAAGCAACGCCAGTTCTTCCCAAGTCTACACCAGTTGACAAAGCTTCTCCAGCTCTGGTGAAATCACCAACAGGTGGTAAAGATGCTTCTGGTCCTTCAAGATCATCAGTGCATGAGAAATCTATTCCAGCTCCCCCAAGACTACCACAAGTTGATAAAGCAGCCCTGCCATCCTCAGAATTGCCACAAACTTCTTCAGACGCTAACTCTGAAGCTCCAGAAGCAGCTACTTTCAGGAAGGTCACAGCCAACTTAGTTTCCGAGGTTACAGCATCGAGGCCTTCAAGTGCACCTGTGTTCCCCACACCAAGATCAACTGCACCAACTACTTCACATGTTCACATTTCTTCATTGCTTTCTTGCTCTATGAGTGAAGCAGCTGGACGATCAGTAAATGGTCCCTCCCCTTCTGCCCCACCTTATACTCCTCAGACATACCGTAATGCCATTGTTGGTAAGGCTGGCCTGTGCACAACATCTGCAAGCCTTTCATATCACTCAACTTCTCTGAGCCAAGATACCACCCTTTCGCAGCCTTTGTCGGCATATGCATCAAGTACAGCAGTTATGATGCCTCCTGCTGGAAGACCTGATCAGTTGTCAACTAGGCATGTGTTGAAGTCTGGGCTGGGCAAATTAGAAGCACATGACAGCTGGCAGCAGTGGAAAGGTGATAGTAACATTAATAAGCATCTCTGGAGGGATCAGGCTCCTTACCAACAAATGACCAATGGTCAAGCATATGAACAACCACGGAGGGATGATAGTTATCAGCAAGCAAGTAGCAGAGGAACAGAAAAGCTCAGCAGGTATGGAGGACTGCAATCTAGGCAGTTCCAATCTGGGACAAGCGATAGCCATGTCTGGCACCAACAGCAGGGACCAGTACCAGAAGAATTTCCACACCTTGACATCATAAATGATTTGCTTGAGGAGGATCATATCAACAGCAATATGCCAGATTCATTCCGTCAAGATTACCATGCTTTTGGCCGGCCGTTTTCGTCGAGAGGCAACTTGGCAGATATGGAGATGGCTTCTGTTAGTAGCCCTGGTCGGTTCAATTCAACCGACCATTACTACGATGATGGATTCTCAAGGTCCTATGACATGAGTGCCCTCCATGGGCTGAGGGAAAGGCAATTTCCCTCGATGGGTACTTATTCTAATGGCCTGTCCGACATAAGTGTTTCAAAGCCTTGGCTGAATGGCTCTCCTAATCCAGCGGTGAGTCTTGGAGCTAACACAAATGGATACCACCACCAGGTTGGTGACTACACTAACCTGGGGGGCGGGGTGAACGGAGTCTCCGTGTGGCGCCGCCATGCCAACGGTCGCTGGTAA